ttcatattttatattttttaattaatttttaatttttgtattGAATTAAAACATTGTATATATCTTGAAAGACCGTATATAATTTGTTGAGAGATTTACAACcggttataattatttttcctGAAACAAAAATGAGTATAACTGATTTTAAGTTGGATGTTGGTTTATATCTATAGACTAATCCTGCAAATAGTTCAGGTTCATAATTACAATATTCTTTATGATCATGTGCTAATACTTCTAATCTGACTGGTATATTACAATTAGCACTAgcaataatattttcaattttaaaattacaaaatttaactttttcttttgttacaatttttataatttttgcaATTTTTTTACATCCCATGATAGAATCTTTTTTTGTTCGTGTGCCTGTTAACATAATTCttccatttttaaaaataagagCTGTGCATTGAGGTTTATTTAATCTAATGATAAGagtatttattttacttgGATTGTATTCTGCATT
This region of Plasmodium sp. gorilla clade G2 genome assembly, contig: PADLG01_00_27, whole genome shotgun sequence genomic DNA includes:
- a CDS encoding TATA-box-binding protein, putative translates to MHTEDKDKKKKKKKDNNDQDESINGDNNVPYEEQNYEKDILNIIDKENDNIKSNDDNIQNNSNNFDDNNNILDMNFLEQDQLLLEKINQDNVCSALYNSEYDNEEKQKSDDLKNKLVHKNISLNIHNIISSANLCIDINLRLVAVSIRNAEYNPSKINTLIIRLNKPQCTALIFKNGRIMLTGTRTKKDSIMGCKKIAKIIKIVTKEKVKFCNFKIENIIASANCNIPVRLEVLAHDHKEYCNYEPELFAGLVYRYKPTSNLKSVILIFVSGKIIITGCKSLNKLYTVFQDIYNVLIQYKN